In one Thioclava sp. ES.031 genomic region, the following are encoded:
- a CDS encoding plasmid pRiA4b ORF-3 family protein, with protein MTLIARLRIILNDVDPQPMRHIEVPLKIRLDRLHAVIQAAMGWTDTHLYEFRAGDAGWGVPDPDGFYDGPMDAKKTTLEKVLEDTGARTIQYIYDFGDDWDHSIRIERVYEAIPGMIYPRLLKATGACPPEDVGGAWGYEEFLEALADPDHEQHEDMLHWSGGDFDAEDAGIDSILERFNRLAKKWAPRARKPKAPKGTT; from the coding sequence ATGACCCTGATCGCCCGCCTCCGGATCATCCTGAACGACGTCGACCCGCAGCCGATGCGCCATATCGAGGTGCCGCTGAAGATCAGGCTCGACCGGCTGCATGCGGTCATACAGGCTGCCATGGGCTGGACAGATACCCACCTCTACGAGTTCCGCGCCGGTGATGCCGGTTGGGGCGTGCCCGACCCGGACGGGTTCTACGACGGCCCCATGGACGCGAAGAAGACGACGTTGGAAAAGGTGCTCGAGGACACCGGCGCCAGGACGATCCAGTATATCTATGACTTCGGCGATGACTGGGACCACAGCATCCGTATCGAGCGGGTCTACGAGGCCATCCCCGGCATGATCTACCCACGGCTTCTCAAGGCGACCGGTGCCTGTCCACCCGAGGACGTCGGCGGTGCCTGGGGCTACGAGGAGTTCCTCGAAGCCCTCGCCGATCCCGATCACGAGCAACACGAGGACATGCTCCACTGGTCCGGTGGGGACTTCGACGCCGAAGATGCCGGGATCGACAGCATCCTTGAACGCTTCAACCGGCTTGCCAAGAAATGGGCCCCGCGGGCTCGCAAACCCAAAGCCCCCAAGGGCACGACCTGA
- a CDS encoding IS66 family transposase encodes MSNNASEIARLRAALAASEARAEAAESELAQTRAVVSTSEAMIKHLRLEIAKLRREQYGHSSERRARLIDQMELQLEELEAAATEDEIAAEKLAKTTIVAGLKRRRPARKPFPEHLPRERVVIAAPTACSCCGSDRIVKMGEDVTETLEVIPRQWKVIQTVREKFTCRTCEKISQPPAPFHATPRGWAGPNLLATILFEKFGQHQPLNRQAERYAREGVDLSLSTLADQVGACAAALEPIHALIGAHVLDGDRLHGDDTTVPLLAKGGTKTARLWTYVRDDRPFGGGAPPAALFQFSRDRGMTNPNRHLAGWQGILQADAYGGYNDLYRADRDPGPVESALCWSHARRKFFELADIKGNARKGKPAHDISPVALEAVARIDAIFDIERGINGLTAAKRQAARHQLSRPLVEELHDWLRAERDRLSKHNPVAKAIDYMFKAERWPAFTGFLEDGRICLTNNAAERALRGIALGRKSWLFAGSERGGDRAAFMYSLIVTAKMNDVDPQAWLADVLVRLPGTTASRVPDLLPWNWARAEQRIAA; translated from the coding sequence ATGTCGAACAACGCTTCCGAGATTGCCAGATTGCGCGCCGCGCTCGCGGCCTCCGAGGCCCGTGCCGAGGCCGCCGAGAGCGAGCTGGCGCAGACCCGGGCGGTGGTCTCGACCTCCGAGGCGATGATCAAGCATCTCCGGCTCGAGATCGCCAAGCTCCGACGCGAGCAATACGGCCACAGCTCGGAACGCCGCGCCCGACTGATCGACCAGATGGAATTGCAGCTCGAGGAACTCGAAGCCGCGGCCACCGAAGACGAGATTGCCGCCGAGAAGCTGGCGAAGACCACGATCGTCGCGGGGCTCAAACGTCGCCGCCCGGCGCGCAAGCCTTTCCCGGAGCATCTGCCGCGCGAGCGCGTGGTGATCGCGGCGCCCACGGCCTGTTCCTGCTGCGGCTCGGATCGCATCGTGAAGATGGGGGAAGACGTCACCGAGACGTTGGAGGTGATCCCGCGGCAGTGGAAGGTGATCCAGACCGTCCGCGAGAAGTTCACCTGCCGGACCTGCGAGAAGATCAGCCAACCGCCGGCGCCCTTCCACGCCACGCCGCGCGGATGGGCTGGCCCGAACCTGCTGGCGACGATCCTCTTTGAGAAGTTTGGACAGCATCAGCCGCTCAATCGCCAGGCCGAACGCTATGCCCGGGAAGGCGTCGATCTCAGCCTGTCGACCCTCGCCGACCAGGTTGGCGCCTGCGCCGCCGCGCTGGAGCCGATCCATGCGTTGATCGGTGCCCATGTTCTGGATGGCGACCGCTTGCATGGCGACGATACGACAGTGCCGCTGTTGGCGAAGGGCGGGACAAAAACCGCCCGGCTCTGGACCTATGTCAGGGATGACCGACCCTTCGGCGGCGGGGCTCCACCTGCCGCGCTGTTCCAGTTCTCCCGCGACCGAGGAATGACCAACCCGAACCGGCATCTCGCCGGATGGCAGGGTATCCTGCAAGCCGATGCCTATGGGGGCTACAACGACCTCTACCGCGCCGACCGTGACCCGGGGCCGGTCGAGTCTGCGCTATGCTGGAGCCACGCCCGGCGCAAGTTCTTCGAGCTCGCCGACATCAAGGGGAACGCCCGGAAGGGCAAGCCGGCCCATGATATCTCCCCCGTCGCGCTGGAGGCCGTGGCCCGTATCGACGCGATCTTCGACATCGAGCGCGGAATCAACGGGCTGACGGCTGCAAAACGGCAGGCGGCCAGGCACCAGCTGTCCCGGCCTCTGGTCGAGGAGCTTCATGACTGGCTGCGTGCCGAGCGCGACCGGCTGTCGAAGCACAACCCGGTCGCCAAGGCGATCGACTACATGTTCAAGGCGGAGCGCTGGCCAGCCTTTACCGGGTTCCTCGAGGACGGCAGGATCTGCCTGACGAACAATGCCGCGGAGCGGGCGCTGCGCGGCATCGCCCTTGGCCGCAAGTCCTGGCTCTTCGCTGGCTCCGAGCGCGGCGGGGACCGCGCCGCCTTCATGTATTCCCTGATCGTTACCGCCAAGATGAACGATGTCGACCCTCAGGCCTGGCTCGCCGATGTCCTCGTCCGGTTGCCTGGCACGACCGCCTCCCGGGTGCCGGATCTGTTGCCCTGGAACTGGGCCCGGGCTGAGCAAAGGATAGCCGCATGA
- the tnpB gene encoding IS66 family insertion sequence element accessory protein TnpB (TnpB, as the term is used for proteins encoded by IS66 family insertion elements, is considered an accessory protein, since TnpC, encoded by a neighboring gene, is a DDE family transposase.), which yields MIAFPAGVRVWIAGGVTDMRRGMNTLALTVQQGLGRDPHAGEIFCFRGRKGELVKLLWHDGVGMSLYTKRLEAGKFIWPTSGSGEAVQISAAQLGYLLEGIDWRNPRWTQRPAKAG from the coding sequence ATGATCGCGTTCCCGGCGGGGGTGCGCGTCTGGATCGCGGGCGGAGTGACTGACATGCGGCGCGGTATGAACACCTTGGCGTTGACGGTGCAGCAGGGTCTGGGGCGCGATCCCCATGCCGGCGAGATCTTCTGCTTTCGCGGGCGCAAGGGCGAGCTGGTCAAGCTTCTCTGGCACGACGGGGTGGGCATGTCGCTCTATACGAAGCGGCTGGAGGCGGGGAAGTTCATCTGGCCGACCAGTGGAAGCGGCGAGGCGGTGCAGATCTCCGCGGCCCAGCTCGGTTATCTTCTGGAGGGGATCGACTGGCGCAATCCACGCTGGACCCAACGCCCTGCAAAGGCGGGATAA
- a CDS encoding transposase — translation MSDHRYRPEIEILSVTDTGRRRRWTDEEKVRIVEESFGGRGRVAETARRHDIGRTLLVRWRRQYREGRLTSGDARPQFTPLAIAAPEEAEDQGGPFAPVPTPETAEVLMADITLANGRRLSVAATIDPMVLARLVQALDPS, via the coding sequence ATGTCCGACCATAGATACAGACCCGAAATTGAGATCCTTTCTGTCACCGATACCGGGCGCCGTCGGCGTTGGACGGATGAAGAGAAGGTGCGCATCGTTGAAGAAAGCTTTGGCGGTAGAGGGCGTGTCGCCGAGACAGCCCGGCGTCATGATATTGGCCGCACCCTGCTGGTGCGCTGGCGTCGCCAATACCGCGAAGGCAGGCTGACGAGCGGCGATGCACGACCGCAGTTCACACCGTTGGCCATCGCCGCTCCTGAAGAAGCGGAGGATCAAGGCGGACCGTTTGCACCGGTTCCGACGCCAGAGACAGCCGAGGTCCTGATGGCAGATATTACCCTCGCGAATGGCCGTCGCCTGTCTGTGGCGGCCACGATTGACCCGATGGTGCTGGCGCGCCTCGTGCAAGCCCTGGATCCGTCATGA